The stretch of DNA ACTGCCAGGTGCGGTTTATTTGGTGTGTATTGTAGCCGCGGCCGCAGCACAGTAAATCACAGCCTTCGATGCCACGCGCCGTGCGGTTGCAATGGCGCCCCATGGTGCCAAGGGAGCCCAAATGGACGTCGCGTTCGCAGTAGTTTGGCGACGGCTGGAGGTAGACTAGTTCGAGACGCTTTGGATGCTGCGCCTTCTTCAAATTAACCGCCATGCGGCCTTTTCTGCAAAGGAAAATCATcgaaaattaagattaattcaaagaaggaatatttctttactacaaagctattttttttaaccttctATTGACCAGCACGAGTTTTCCGTGCTCGTGAATGGCCATCACAGGTCGTGAGCGGCTGTACTTCTTCATGAGAACATCACCCACAGTCTGTAGGGTGGGTAGGCTCTTCCAGCATGTCCGCATAACGCATGAGCCACTGACCCCATGGCATTTGCACTCAGTCCGTAGAAGATTCTTCACCAactaagaaaagaatattaagcCTTTATGTAGGGGTCACAACCTCACGCTAATGGATTCAAATCGTAAAACAACCCGCAGAAGATGAATGACAAAATTAGTGGTGAGATGCTAAAATTCCATGGAGCTCCACATCATTTTCCCATTCACTTCCATATGCGAGACAATTAGATGAAAGAGCTCACCTTTCTTCCCACACGGTTGTTGTGCAGATTCATTAAGCTTCTGGCATCACCCTCAATTTCACGGGCATCGAGGAATTTCCGGGCAAACTTCATGCCAAAGCTTATATCTGCTGAACAGCCGCCCCATTTCCAATCCTTTAAATTAAGAGAGAATTCAgtcaataaaagattttttcttacaataaaatttttttttacctggtTTTGCAGGGAGAGCGGTGCTCGATCACAGCCACACAGTGAAATGTTACCTCTTGCACATGCAGCTACAATTGCATGGACGGCACCCGCACTGGCGATGGCGTACGTAAATGCTGCCTCTTTGGATCCTGCCGACCACAtaccaaaaaaatgtactggtaagctgaccaagcttacgggagctgtgtttctttcagtgtaccaattttgtgagagcaaactagaacgcgaattaatttaaatacgcgcaaagtctgGAATAGTATTAAAGTCATacgctaataaatttttagaaggccatatctcgagaacggatccatagattttcataaatttttttttgtttgaaaggtcttgaagtcagctataacatatcgaaaaatgaaaaaaatttatgtcgccattttcgaaaaattcgagttcgaaattttcgaaaactttgttttcgattttaccGCCTCTTGCCgacatttttcgaagttgtaatgttctagacatttgtagggtttcacgaaacctttcatttgcgcttgagttgatcaagatcggacatgtagaacccgagatatgacatgccaactttggaaggctttatctcgagaacggatccatagattttcttcatttttggcatgaagctagataatatggtcagctacaacatatcaaaaaatgaaaaaaatttatgtcgtcgttttcgagatattcatcgaaaactcatcgaaaattttgtttttgatttttggccccctagcggtcacttttgaaacttcggatgttctagagagttgtagggtttgttgagatctttcatttgaacccgagttgatcaaaatcggtcaagccgttttcgagttatggtcgattttcgatgaaaaattgtggcggccatattcaCTAAACGGCtagaccgattttcgaaaatgaggtatcgttggaaagctcttgatggcccctacaacatatcaaaatttcagccctctagctataatagcggctgagatatagcgaaaacaaaattttgaggttattcaaaatggcggacgcgggggtggggggtaaaatttgacgtcataatctgacgtcttccagtcgacttttaaactttgccgtttaccgcaagtctctatctattaccgttctcttgcaatttagcaaaaggttccggacggccggccggccggccggccggccggaaaaaaatttttttggcgcatacgttttttggaatgtggggaccataattcgtgctcatcccaagtttgatcccgatctgacgactttcgattttgctcggtacacaaaagctgtgtctgaaagaaacacagctaaaatacaACATATTAGCTAATCTCTCTGGGGCAAACAGCAGGTGAATTGCAACACTGTGTGGACAAACTTCTGCTGCTGCGaaaaaaattggcatttgCAAACGAAAGTTGCAGCAAAAGTTGCAACGAGAATGGAAGAGacgaaaaatttgaataaatcaaaatatgaGCGCGAGGTTCTTTTGAGTTTTTGACGCTCTCAGGTTGCCGAGGCACATTgtaatttatt from Lutzomyia longipalpis isolate SR_M1_2022 chromosome 1, ASM2433408v1 encodes:
- the LOC129788155 gene encoding protein Wnt-2 isoform X1, producing the protein MCRRTMCKSFIFLLLMFYFLGIRVVSSFTTSILCARIPGLSHVQRALCTESPDAVVALAMGHVAGAEECQHQFKGHRWNCTQVWKKDVFGHVIVVGSKEAAFTYAIASAGAVHAIVAACARGNISLCGCDRAPLSLQNQVKKNFIVRKNLLLTEFSLNLKDWKWGGCSADISFGMKFARKFLDAREIEGDARSLMNLHNNRVGRKLVKNLLRTECKCHGVSGSCVMRTCWKSLPTLQTVGDVLMKKYSRSRPVMAIHEHGKLVLVNRRKGRMAVNLKKAQHPKRLELVYLQPSPNYCERDVHLGSLGTMGRHCNRTARGIEGCDLLCCGRGYNTHQINRTWQCRCKFQWCCHVQCDICHEHYEEYTCK
- the LOC129788155 gene encoding protein Wnt-2 isoform X2, with the translated sequence MCRRTMCKSFIFLLLMFYFLGIRVVSSFTTSILCARIPGLSHVQRALCTESPDAVVALAMGHVAGAEECQHQFKGHRWNCTQVWKKDVFGHVIVVGSKEAAFTYAIASAGAVHAIVAACARGNISLCGCDRAPLSLQNQDWKWGGCSADISFGMKFARKFLDAREIEGDARSLMNLHNNRVGRKLVKNLLRTECKCHGVSGSCVMRTCWKSLPTLQTVGDVLMKKYSRSRPVMAIHEHGKLVLVNRRKGRMAVNLKKAQHPKRLELVYLQPSPNYCERDVHLGSLGTMGRHCNRTARGIEGCDLLCCGRGYNTHQINRTWQCRCKFQWCCHVQCDICHEHYEEYTCK
- the LOC129788155 gene encoding protein Wnt-2 isoform X3; amino-acid sequence: MIIHSSLIIFMVVSSFTTSILCARIPGLSHVQRALCTESPDAVVALAMGHVAGAEECQHQFKGHRWNCTQVWKKDVFGHVIVVGSKEAAFTYAIASAGAVHAIVAACARGNISLCGCDRAPLSLQNQDWKWGGCSADISFGMKFARKFLDAREIEGDARSLMNLHNNRVGRKLVKNLLRTECKCHGVSGSCVMRTCWKSLPTLQTVGDVLMKKYSRSRPVMAIHEHGKLVLVNRRKGRMAVNLKKAQHPKRLELVYLQPSPNYCERDVHLGSLGTMGRHCNRTARGIEGCDLLCCGRGYNTHQINRTWQCRCKFQWCCHVQCDICHEHYEEYTCK